In Marinobacter antarcticus, one genomic interval encodes:
- the ubiH gene encoding 2-octaprenyl-6-methoxyphenyl hydroxylase — protein sequence MKHSDTDVIIAGGGLAGATLALALARVAPALRVTVVEAFPLSADALPDSYQPSYDARSTALAWGSRLIFEELGLWSRLSEHATPIRHIHVSDRGRFGATRLNANEYEQQALGYVVDNRWMGLCLMRALLETNTQWQAPAEVADMAPSGQGVSVTVKAGDETRIMTAQCLIIADGGRSGLREKLGFQANHHSYDQNALIANVTTSDSHQFSAFERFTDAGPMALLPHGSPSRAGHQSALVWTLSDKELEGVLAMPDSDKCQRLQERFGWRLGRFTRIGDCNHYPLKLTTVDEPVRPGVALVGNAAHALHPVAGQGFNLALRGLMTLVEQFRLAAEQGRPPGDFQILRRYHELHRPDWQQTVQFSDSLIRIFGHALAPVAAARDAGLMGLDLLPGAKRLFARSAMGTGGRRAVINGPAASDKR from the coding sequence GTGAAACACTCCGATACCGATGTGATCATTGCTGGCGGCGGGCTGGCGGGTGCTACTTTGGCTCTGGCGCTTGCCAGGGTCGCGCCGGCCCTGAGAGTGACCGTGGTTGAGGCTTTCCCTTTGTCTGCGGATGCCTTGCCGGATTCTTATCAGCCCAGTTATGACGCTCGCTCTACAGCGCTGGCGTGGGGGTCGCGGCTGATTTTTGAAGAGCTTGGCCTGTGGTCGCGGTTATCGGAGCATGCGACGCCCATCAGACATATCCACGTTTCCGACCGGGGCCGTTTCGGCGCTACCCGTCTGAACGCCAACGAATACGAGCAGCAGGCGCTGGGCTATGTGGTGGATAACCGCTGGATGGGGCTGTGCCTGATGCGGGCGTTGCTCGAAACGAATACACAGTGGCAAGCGCCTGCTGAAGTCGCCGATATGGCGCCTTCCGGGCAGGGTGTAAGCGTTACCGTGAAGGCCGGCGATGAGACCCGGATCATGACGGCGCAATGCCTGATCATTGCAGACGGTGGCCGCTCGGGGCTGAGAGAAAAGCTGGGCTTCCAGGCCAATCATCACAGCTATGACCAGAACGCCCTGATTGCCAACGTAACTACCAGCGACAGTCACCAGTTCTCGGCATTCGAGCGTTTTACCGACGCCGGGCCCATGGCCTTGTTGCCGCACGGTTCGCCTTCCCGCGCTGGCCATCAGTCAGCGCTGGTGTGGACGTTGAGCGATAAAGAGCTCGAAGGTGTTCTGGCAATGCCTGACAGCGACAAATGCCAGCGGCTTCAGGAGCGGTTTGGTTGGCGCTTGGGCCGGTTTACCCGGATTGGTGATTGTAACCATTATCCCCTGAAACTGACTACGGTTGATGAGCCCGTAAGGCCGGGAGTGGCGCTGGTAGGCAATGCCGCACACGCCTTGCACCCGGTAGCCGGGCAGGGTTTCAACCTGGCATTACGGGGCCTGATGACTCTGGTTGAACAGTTCCGGTTGGCGGCCGAACAAGGCCGGCCGCCTGGTGACTTTCAGATTTTGCGCCGCTACCACGAATTGCACCGCCCGGATTGGCAGCAAACAGTCCAGTTCTCGGATTCATTGATTCGCATTTTTGGTCACGCACTGGCGCCAGTCGCAGCAGCACGGGACGCTGGCCTGATGGGTCTGGATTTGTTACCCGGAGCCAAGCGCCTGTTTGCGCGCTCAGCCATGGGTACCGGTGGGCGTCGCGCAGTTATCAATGGGCCTGCGGCAAGCGATAAGAGATGA
- a CDS encoding ZrgA family zinc uptake protein, whose product MLSRKLLALSIASALVSAPAIAADNPASHQHGHAEMQLAFSDNQVEILLMSPAGNMLGFEHHPRTPEQHQTADNVTNWLEETPLVNTQESTCTVQEGTVQNELADDRDHDAHSHDDQNQHADITVTQVLNCPGLDTSASLTTPLTTRFPGLEHLDIAWAGPDGQGAIRLNHEENSFRLGR is encoded by the coding sequence ATGCTCTCCCGAAAGCTCCTGGCGCTATCCATCGCATCGGCACTTGTCAGCGCGCCTGCAATAGCTGCAGACAATCCTGCTTCGCACCAGCACGGCCATGCCGAAATGCAACTTGCATTCAGCGACAATCAGGTTGAAATACTGCTCATGTCACCGGCCGGAAACATGCTTGGGTTCGAGCACCATCCGCGCACGCCGGAGCAGCACCAGACTGCAGACAACGTCACCAATTGGCTGGAGGAGACCCCACTGGTTAACACTCAGGAGTCAACCTGCACAGTTCAGGAAGGTACGGTTCAGAATGAGCTTGCAGACGATCGCGATCATGACGCGCACAGCCACGATGATCAGAACCAGCACGCCGATATCACGGTCACCCAGGTTCTGAACTGCCCCGGGCTGGATACATCAGCTTCTCTGACAACGCCGCTCACCACCCGTTTTCCTGGCCTGGAACATCTCGACATAGCCTGGGCCGGCCCGGATGGACAGGGCGCAATTCGCCTAAACCACGAAGAGAACTCGTTCAGGCTCGGGCGCTAA
- a CDS encoding UPF0149 family protein, whose amino-acid sequence MSETDTAGAAYAVEFERWANFFTAHKAFSHPSELHGALCGRLAAGSRIEEDEWLAMVCEHMGLPESAAGEADDLSVFMNEAYEKALAFLKSADMSFHPLLPDDDYALDQRLEALVAWVRGFLEGMALSAGESLGEAPEEIRELIGDMVAISQVSEDQESDQESEQQLVEITEYIRLGALAVFTEFNPPEKPASQAPTLH is encoded by the coding sequence ATGTCAGAAACCGACACTGCCGGCGCGGCCTACGCCGTTGAATTCGAGCGCTGGGCGAATTTTTTTACCGCCCATAAAGCGTTCAGCCATCCTTCCGAGCTCCATGGAGCCCTTTGCGGCCGACTGGCTGCCGGTTCCCGCATTGAGGAAGATGAGTGGCTGGCCATGGTTTGCGAACACATGGGGTTGCCCGAAAGTGCGGCCGGGGAAGCTGATGATCTGTCAGTATTCATGAACGAAGCTTACGAAAAGGCGCTGGCGTTTTTGAAGTCGGCTGATATGAGCTTTCACCCTCTGCTGCCTGATGATGACTATGCGCTTGATCAGCGCCTGGAAGCCTTGGTGGCCTGGGTACGAGGTTTTCTCGAGGGCATGGCCTTGTCTGCTGGAGAATCCCTCGGCGAGGCGCCGGAAGAAATTCGCGAACTGATCGGAGACATGGTGGCCATCAGTCAGGTTTCAGAAGACCAGGAATCTGATCAGGAAAGCGAGCAGCAGTTAGTGGAAATAACCGAATACATCCGGCTCGGAGCTCTTGCCGTATTCACCGAGTTCAATCCTCCGGAAAAGCCGGCGTCACAAGCACCAACGCTGCACTGA
- a CDS encoding FAD-dependent monooxygenase, which yields MSDTKVFDILVVGGGMTGTALALGLSRQGWKTGLIEGGDRATLLQVPASVEGVADFEPRVSAISIASQQLLESLGAWQGVAEGRHCPYQGMTVWDGDGTGRIHFDAAELQARALGTIVENRSLVRALFEVLENSAVELIDGVQVSGCSQDGDQRSIELADGRKLGARLVVAADGAHSRLRQWVGLPTREWDYDQQAIVCTVRTAQSHRYTAWQRFSQTGPLAFLPLATESGDEHFCSIVWSQDTEEARRLMALSDATFTAELERAIERELGAVEAVSQRFAFPLRQRHAKDYIAPGFALIGDAAHTIHPLAGQGANLGYGDVRVLLEELSRARSVGLSPAHEMVLARYQRRRKGENLTMMAAMEGFKQLFGRDELPLRWLRNTGMRWLDGLGPIKNRIAAEAMGLRG from the coding sequence ATGAGTGATACCAAGGTGTTCGATATTCTTGTAGTGGGCGGAGGCATGACAGGCACCGCTCTGGCTCTTGGCCTTTCCCGACAGGGCTGGAAAACTGGCCTGATCGAAGGTGGTGATCGCGCCACATTGTTGCAGGTTCCGGCTTCTGTTGAAGGAGTGGCGGATTTTGAGCCCCGTGTCAGCGCTATATCCATAGCCAGTCAGCAGCTTCTGGAGTCGCTGGGAGCCTGGCAAGGCGTCGCTGAAGGGCGTCATTGTCCCTATCAGGGGATGACCGTATGGGACGGAGATGGTACCGGCCGCATCCATTTTGATGCAGCTGAATTGCAGGCCCGAGCCTTGGGTACGATTGTCGAAAATCGCAGCCTGGTCAGGGCTCTGTTCGAGGTTTTGGAAAACAGCGCCGTTGAGCTGATTGATGGTGTGCAGGTTAGCGGTTGTTCGCAAGATGGCGATCAACGTAGCATTGAGCTTGCGGATGGCCGCAAACTCGGCGCCCGGCTTGTGGTCGCTGCCGACGGTGCTCATTCCCGACTGCGCCAGTGGGTTGGGCTGCCTACTCGTGAATGGGATTATGACCAGCAAGCTATTGTGTGCACCGTGCGCACGGCTCAGAGCCACAGATACACGGCCTGGCAACGGTTTTCCCAAACCGGGCCGCTGGCGTTTTTGCCATTGGCGACGGAAAGCGGCGATGAGCATTTCTGCTCCATCGTCTGGTCACAGGATACCGAAGAAGCCCGGCGCCTGATGGCGCTGAGTGATGCAACTTTTACGGCGGAACTTGAACGGGCGATCGAACGAGAGCTTGGTGCTGTTGAAGCCGTGTCCCAGCGTTTTGCCTTCCCGCTCAGGCAGCGCCACGCTAAAGACTACATTGCGCCCGGCTTTGCTCTGATAGGTGATGCGGCCCATACCATTCATCCGCTTGCGGGCCAGGGCGCCAACCTTGGGTACGGCGATGTCCGGGTATTGCTGGAAGAGCTGTCCCGTGCCAGAAGTGTCGGTTTGAGCCCTGCGCATGAGATGGTGCTGGCGCGCTATCAGCGCCGACGCAAAGGTGAGAATCTGACTATGATGGCTGCCATGGAAGGCTTCAAACAGCTATTTGGCCGTGATGAGTTGCCACTGAGATGGCTGAGAAACACCGGTATGCGCTGGCTTGATGGCTTGGGTCCGATAAAAAACCGGATTGCTGCTGAGGCTATGGGGTTAAGAGGTTAA
- a CDS encoding TIGR02449 family protein, with translation MEQSEVQALADKLDKLIEHCQKLEQNNATLRQLQDGWNRERSQLMQKNDLAKNKIEAMIGRLRALEHH, from the coding sequence ATGGAACAGTCCGAAGTACAAGCGTTAGCGGACAAGCTGGACAAGCTGATCGAACACTGCCAGAAACTGGAGCAGAACAATGCCACTCTGAGGCAGTTGCAGGATGGCTGGAACCGGGAACGGTCCCAGCTTATGCAGAAAAATGATCTTGCCAAAAACAAGATCGAAGCCATGATCGGCCGCCTTCGGGCACTGGAGCATCATTGA
- a CDS encoding cell division protein ZapA → MSKQSTTVEVKILDKEYLVACPAEEQEALSRAARHLDSKMREIRNSGKVFGTERIAVMAALNMTHELLERDTMSDATSTILKAMDSKLENALGEPSNH, encoded by the coding sequence ATGTCTAAGCAATCCACCACCGTTGAGGTGAAAATTCTCGATAAGGAATACCTGGTCGCCTGCCCCGCAGAAGAACAGGAAGCCCTCAGTCGGGCAGCCCGACACCTGGACAGCAAGATGCGTGAAATACGCAACAGCGGCAAGGTATTCGGAACAGAGCGTATTGCGGTAATGGCAGCCCTGAACATGACCCACGAACTGCTTGAGCGAGACACCATGTCTGATGCCACCAGCACCATTCTTAAAGCCATGGACAGCAAGCTGGAAAACGCCCTCGGAGAACCTTCCAACCACTGA
- a CDS encoding DUF3299 domain-containing protein, which yields MIHSLRSPAGALLPALLVVLLSVSAPAHSELREIDWLELMPAEDLALLKNMAELEHEGDGPVLLPDEIMTGRVVPDMGNVEGRIPGFVVPLKTTQDMRILEFFLVPYYGACIHVPPPPPNQIIHIKYKKGFKLEALYDPVWVEGTLLIDRTETDVGTSSYSMVAEAVEPYEE from the coding sequence ATGATCCACTCTTTACGTAGCCCTGCCGGGGCACTGCTTCCAGCCTTGCTGGTTGTTCTGCTGAGCGTTTCGGCGCCTGCGCACTCAGAGCTGCGCGAAATCGATTGGCTGGAGCTGATGCCAGCCGAGGATCTGGCCCTGCTGAAAAATATGGCAGAACTTGAGCACGAGGGCGATGGCCCGGTACTTTTACCGGACGAAATTATGACCGGCCGGGTTGTTCCGGATATGGGTAACGTTGAAGGCCGAATCCCCGGTTTTGTGGTGCCTCTCAAAACAACCCAAGACATGCGCATTCTGGAATTTTTCCTGGTGCCATATTACGGCGCCTGTATTCATGTGCCACCGCCGCCACCCAACCAGATTATCCACATCAAGTATAAAAAGGGGTTCAAGCTCGAGGCTCTGTACGATCCCGTCTGGGTCGAAGGCACTCTGTTGATTGACCGAACGGAAACAGACGTTGGTACGTCCTCATACTCCATGGTGGCGGAAGCGGTTGAACCCTATGAAGAATAG
- a CDS encoding ABC transporter permease: protein MKARLALSLATASLWHRRKVLALVCLTLTLSVTLLLGIQYLRTEVKQSFTSTISDTDLIIGARSGQLNLLLYTVFHIGDATNNIQWSTFQELKQDKRIDWLIPISLGDSYKGFRVVGTDDGFGKHFRFGRGQPLKLADGQWFDGVFDVVLGAGVAKKLNHAIGNKIVLSHGGGRTSFSNHDNTPFTITGILETTGTPVDQAVYISLQGMEAMHVGWESGVAIPGRTLTPQQAEGRDFTPSAITAVFAGLDRKILTFRVQRDLNQYTGEPLSAILPGVALSELWRLMSQFERALLGITGLVVITSLIGLIAVLLTLQTQRAHEIAILRATGASPSLIASLYIIECLALSVVACLTSLALSAFAVSMLGPWLLANYGLQIQLRPLNLEEWALLTSVPLAAVLVALVPAFSAWRQSRSQGFGSPGES, encoded by the coding sequence ATGAAAGCTCGCCTGGCATTATCACTGGCAACCGCAAGCCTCTGGCACCGCCGCAAAGTGCTGGCTCTTGTGTGCCTCACACTCACCCTGAGCGTCACCCTCCTGCTCGGTATCCAATATCTGCGCACAGAAGTGAAGCAGTCCTTTACCAGCACCATCAGCGATACCGATCTGATCATCGGCGCCCGCAGCGGCCAGCTCAATTTGTTGCTGTACACGGTGTTTCATATTGGCGATGCCACCAACAATATCCAGTGGTCTACGTTCCAGGAGCTCAAACAAGACAAGCGCATTGACTGGCTGATTCCTATTTCCCTGGGCGATAGCTACAAAGGGTTCCGGGTTGTCGGCACAGACGACGGATTTGGGAAGCACTTCCGGTTTGGCCGGGGGCAGCCCCTGAAGCTGGCCGATGGCCAGTGGTTCGACGGGGTTTTCGATGTGGTATTAGGGGCGGGTGTTGCCAAAAAACTGAACCATGCCATTGGCAACAAAATTGTACTTTCCCATGGCGGTGGCCGCACCAGCTTCTCCAACCACGACAACACCCCATTTACGATAACCGGCATTCTTGAGACCACAGGCACGCCGGTGGACCAGGCGGTCTACATCAGCCTGCAGGGCATGGAAGCCATGCATGTAGGCTGGGAATCGGGCGTTGCCATTCCCGGCCGCACGCTGACGCCCCAACAGGCTGAGGGCCGGGATTTTACACCCAGCGCGATTACCGCCGTTTTTGCCGGGCTGGATCGTAAAATCCTGACGTTCCGCGTACAGCGCGATCTCAATCAGTACACTGGCGAACCGCTTTCTGCCATTTTGCCGGGTGTCGCTCTGAGTGAGCTTTGGCGACTGATGAGCCAGTTTGAACGGGCACTGCTTGGCATAACCGGGCTCGTGGTGATTACCAGCCTCATCGGGTTAATTGCGGTGCTGCTCACGCTGCAAACCCAACGAGCGCACGAAATAGCGATCCTGCGCGCTACAGGTGCCTCCCCCAGCCTGATCGCAAGCCTCTACATCATCGAATGCCTGGCCCTTTCGGTTGTGGCCTGCCTGACTTCACTTGCGCTGAGTGCGTTCGCGGTTTCAATGCTAGGCCCCTGGCTACTCGCAAATTACGGACTTCAGATTCAACTTCGCCCACTGAACCTTGAAGAATGGGCTCTGCTGACATCCGTGCCGCTGGCCGCCGTGCTGGTGGCCCTGGTTCCAGCATTCAGCGCCTGGCGCCAAAGCCGCTCACAAGGCTTTGGAAGTCCCGGCGAGTCGTGA
- the pepP gene encoding Xaa-Pro aminopeptidase — translation MSSIIPVQEFAERRRKLMERMAPDSIAIIPAAPERVRNRDVLHPFRQDSDFQYLTGFGEPEAVLALIPGREHGESVLFCKERNPEKELWDGFLVGQEGAIERYGLDDAFPAADIDDILPGMIEGRSRVYYPLGKDQGFDTRVMDWVKVIRSKVKSGAHPPGEFVALEHLLHDLRLYKSASEIKVMARAGEISAEAHCRAMKRARKGGNEYNLEAELIHTFMDHGARSTAYPSIVGGGVNGCILHYIENTAPLKDGDLVLIDAGCEVECYASDISRTFPVSGKFSPEQRALYEVVLAAQYAAIDAVRPGNHWNHPHEAALKVLTGGLIELGLLSGKVEDAIASEAYKPFFMHRTGHWLGLDVHDVGDYKVGDAWRQLEPGMALTVEPGLYIAPDNTNVDEKWRGIGIRIEDDVVVTKEGCRVLTNGVPKTIEEIEALMAE, via the coding sequence ATGTCGTCCATTATACCGGTCCAGGAATTCGCCGAGCGCCGTCGCAAATTGATGGAGCGCATGGCGCCGGACAGTATCGCCATTATTCCGGCTGCGCCGGAGCGTGTTCGTAACCGGGACGTGTTGCACCCGTTTCGTCAGGACAGCGATTTTCAGTACCTGACCGGTTTCGGTGAGCCCGAGGCTGTGTTGGCGCTGATTCCTGGCCGCGAGCATGGTGAATCGGTACTTTTCTGCAAGGAGAGAAATCCTGAGAAAGAGCTCTGGGATGGTTTTCTGGTGGGCCAGGAGGGCGCGATTGAGCGCTACGGACTGGATGACGCTTTCCCGGCGGCAGATATCGACGACATATTGCCGGGCATGATCGAAGGTCGCAGCCGGGTATATTACCCGCTGGGCAAAGATCAGGGTTTCGATACCCGGGTGATGGACTGGGTTAAGGTTATCCGCAGCAAGGTCAAAAGCGGTGCGCACCCGCCGGGTGAGTTCGTGGCGCTGGAGCATCTTCTGCACGATCTGCGGCTTTACAAGAGTGCCAGCGAGATCAAGGTCATGGCCCGGGCCGGTGAAATCAGTGCCGAAGCCCATTGCCGTGCAATGAAGCGGGCCCGAAAGGGTGGTAATGAATACAATCTCGAGGCCGAGCTGATTCATACGTTTATGGATCATGGAGCCCGTTCTACCGCGTATCCCTCCATTGTCGGCGGCGGCGTCAATGGCTGTATCCTGCATTACATCGAGAACACGGCGCCACTGAAAGACGGTGATCTGGTGTTGATCGATGCGGGCTGTGAGGTGGAATGCTACGCCTCGGATATTTCGCGTACATTCCCCGTCAGCGGCAAATTCAGCCCCGAACAACGGGCGCTCTATGAAGTGGTGCTGGCGGCTCAGTATGCCGCTATTGATGCGGTTCGCCCTGGCAATCATTGGAATCATCCGCACGAAGCGGCCTTGAAGGTCCTGACCGGCGGTCTGATCGAGCTGGGACTGTTGTCGGGTAAGGTTGAAGATGCCATCGCCAGTGAAGCCTACAAGCCGTTCTTTATGCATCGCACCGGTCATTGGCTGGGTCTGGATGTACACGATGTGGGTGATTACAAGGTGGGTGATGCCTGGCGACAGCTTGAGCCAGGTATGGCGCTGACCGTTGAGCCAGGGTTATATATCGCACCGGATAATACCAATGTGGATGAAAAATGGCGTGGTATCGGCATCCGTATTGAAGACGACGTGGTGGTTACCAAAGAGGGTTGCCGGGTACTGACAAACGGCGTGCCCAAAACCATTGAAGAGATTGAAGCACTGATGGCGGAATGA
- a CDS encoding ABC transporter ATP-binding protein, producing MNSQSESSAHSSQDGPAAIEITSLTFRWDNHEPTISFPDLSLPRGEHLFLHGSSGTGKSTFLSLLAGMLPPATGTIGLLGTNIHQLSAGKRDRFRADHIGVIFQQFNLVPYLTAEANVTLPCRLSALRRAATGENPTMEAQRLLTALAIPESHWQRKVTQLSIGQQQRIAAARALIGAPEIILADEPTSALDSENRDRFINLLLAMAEARNTSVLFVSHDRALAHHFHHQIQLGQVPA from the coding sequence ATGAACAGCCAGTCAGAATCCAGCGCGCATAGCTCTCAAGACGGGCCTGCGGCAATTGAAATCACAAGTCTCACCTTCCGCTGGGACAACCATGAGCCGACGATCTCTTTCCCTGACCTGAGTTTGCCAAGGGGTGAGCATCTTTTTCTCCACGGCTCAAGCGGCACTGGTAAAAGTACATTCCTGAGCCTGCTAGCCGGCATGCTTCCGCCAGCGACTGGCACGATCGGGTTGTTGGGTACCAACATCCACCAGCTAAGCGCGGGCAAGCGTGATCGCTTCCGGGCTGACCATATCGGCGTGATATTCCAACAGTTCAACCTGGTGCCCTACCTCACTGCCGAGGCCAATGTGACCTTGCCCTGCAGACTCTCAGCACTCCGCAGGGCTGCAACAGGCGAGAATCCAACAATGGAGGCTCAGAGACTGCTGACAGCACTCGCCATTCCTGAAAGCCACTGGCAGCGAAAGGTTACACAGCTCAGCATTGGCCAGCAGCAGCGCATTGCCGCCGCGCGGGCGCTGATCGGAGCCCCGGAGATTATTCTTGCGGACGAGCCCACATCCGCACTGGACAGCGAGAACCGCGATCGCTTCATCAACCTTCTGCTGGCTATGGCTGAAGCGCGCAATACATCCGTTCTGTTTGTCAGCCATGACCGCGCTCTGGCACACCACTTTCACCATCAGATCCAACTCGGGCAGGTACCGGCATGA
- the ilvA gene encoding threonine ammonia-lyase, biosynthetic, giving the protein MPQRYIKKILDARVYDVAIETPLTEAHSLSKRFGNNIMLKREDLQPVFSFKIRGAYNRIVQLSEEQRSKGVICASAGNHAQGVALAAKVLGIKAVIVMPQTTPEIKVRSVRDHGARVVLKGDAFDEAAAHAQGLVEKHGYTYIPPYDDPDVIAGQGTVAMEILWQFSKPIHAVFICVGGGGLIAGMAAYIKYLRPDVKIIGVEPEDSNCLQAALKAGKRVILDEVGIFADGVAVKQIGKYPWEICKDYVDEVITVSTDEICAAIKDIFEDTRSIAEPAGALGVAGIKKYIEREKIENENLVATLSGANMNFDRLRYISERTEIGEKREAILAVTIPEKPGAFKTFINALHKRSITEFNYRYADAGQATIFVGIQIQAGGLGRDELVRDLRENGYSVVDLTDSDMAKQHIRHMVGGHAPTITNEKVFQFEFPERPGALLKFLMSLGTRWNISMFHYRNHGAAYSRVLLGAQVEDDEVKDFEAMLEKVGFRYENMTDNEAYQLFLGAGNGKAS; this is encoded by the coding sequence ATGCCGCAACGCTACATCAAGAAGATTCTCGATGCGCGCGTCTATGACGTGGCCATCGAAACACCCCTTACTGAAGCCCACAGCCTGTCCAAGCGCTTTGGCAACAATATTATGCTCAAGCGAGAAGACCTTCAGCCGGTGTTTTCCTTCAAGATTCGCGGTGCGTACAACCGGATTGTTCAGCTGTCGGAAGAGCAGAGATCCAAGGGCGTTATTTGTGCCTCTGCGGGCAACCATGCGCAGGGTGTGGCGCTTGCGGCCAAGGTGCTGGGCATCAAAGCCGTTATTGTGATGCCGCAGACTACGCCGGAGATCAAAGTGCGTTCGGTGCGGGACCATGGCGCGCGGGTTGTGCTCAAAGGCGATGCCTTTGATGAAGCCGCTGCTCACGCTCAAGGACTGGTTGAGAAGCATGGTTACACCTACATACCGCCTTATGACGACCCGGATGTCATCGCCGGGCAGGGCACGGTTGCCATGGAGATTCTGTGGCAGTTCAGCAAGCCCATTCATGCGGTGTTTATTTGTGTGGGCGGTGGCGGTCTGATTGCGGGCATGGCGGCTTACATCAAGTATCTGCGCCCCGACGTCAAGATAATCGGTGTAGAGCCTGAAGACTCCAATTGCCTGCAGGCCGCTTTGAAAGCGGGTAAGCGCGTGATTCTGGACGAAGTGGGCATCTTTGCGGACGGAGTAGCGGTAAAGCAGATCGGAAAATACCCTTGGGAAATTTGTAAAGACTACGTGGACGAGGTGATCACCGTATCCACCGATGAGATCTGTGCGGCTATCAAAGACATCTTTGAAGACACACGCTCAATCGCCGAGCCCGCCGGCGCGCTGGGCGTTGCCGGCATCAAGAAGTATATCGAGAGGGAAAAGATCGAGAATGAAAACCTGGTCGCCACCCTGAGCGGCGCTAACATGAATTTTGACCGCCTGCGGTACATTTCTGAGCGCACGGAAATCGGCGAGAAACGCGAGGCTATCCTTGCGGTCACCATTCCCGAAAAGCCGGGGGCCTTCAAGACGTTTATCAACGCTCTGCACAAGCGCAGCATTACCGAGTTTAACTACCGTTACGCAGATGCCGGCCAGGCCACGATTTTTGTGGGCATCCAGATCCAGGCCGGCGGCCTGGGGCGGGATGAGCTGGTGCGGGATCTTCGTGAAAACGGCTACTCCGTTGTCGACCTTACGGACAGCGACATGGCCAAACAGCACATTCGCCATATGGTCGGTGGCCACGCGCCCACGATTACCAATGAGAAGGTGTTCCAGTTCGAGTTCCCTGAGCGCCCGGGAGCCCTGCTGAAGTTTCTGATGTCTCTGGGGACGCGCTGGAATATTTCCATGTTCCACTACCGCAATCATGGTGCGGCCTACAGCCGTGTGTTGCTGGGTGCGCAAGTAGAGGATGACGAAGTAAAAGACTTTGAAGCGATGCTGGAAAAAGTGGGCTTCCGTTATGAGAATATGACGGACAATGAGGCCTATCAGCTGTTCCTGGGAGCAGGTAACGGTAAGGCGTCCTAG
- a CDS encoding 5-formyltetrahydrofolate cyclo-ligase, which yields MTRDELRKQLRQRRGTLSPREQEQASASLALNLVKNRDLHRARHIAIYLPNDGEIDPHPYMAMARRKGVHFYLPVLHPIHPGKLVFSPYFDGVELTANRFGIPEPAFSKGLRRPAWALDAVLFPLVGFDENGGRLGMGGGFYDRTFAFSHRRPRLAPKLIGLAHDFQRVEQLPVEPWDVPLNSVVTDQRVYRVK from the coding sequence ATGACCCGTGACGAACTACGCAAGCAACTGCGCCAGCGCAGAGGCACTTTATCGCCCCGGGAACAGGAACAGGCCTCGGCTTCTCTTGCTCTCAATCTGGTGAAGAATCGGGATTTACACAGAGCCCGACACATAGCTATCTACCTGCCCAACGATGGCGAGATTGATCCACACCCGTATATGGCCATGGCCCGTCGCAAAGGGGTTCACTTTTACCTGCCGGTGCTGCACCCGATTCACCCGGGCAAGCTGGTTTTCAGCCCGTATTTCGACGGTGTGGAACTGACTGCCAACCGCTTTGGCATTCCCGAACCCGCATTCAGCAAAGGTCTCCGGCGGCCCGCCTGGGCGCTGGACGCAGTGCTGTTCCCGCTAGTGGGATTTGACGAAAATGGCGGGCGACTTGGAATGGGCGGCGGCTTTTACGATCGGACTTTCGCATTCAGCCACCGACGGCCTAGGCTGGCGCCAAAACTTATCGGCCTGGCTCACGATTTCCAGAGGGTGGAGCAACTTCCGGTTGAACCTTGGGACGTGCCGCTAAACAGCGTTGTGACAGACCAGAGGGTTTACCGAGTTAAATAA